The nucleotide sequence ACGATTGCCGGCTATGAGATTCTCAAAGAGAGTGCGTCGGAGATGCTGCAGCTCGCGGCGGAGATTGCACTCACGCATCACGAGCGGTTCGACGGGAACGGCTACCCGCGTGGAATGAAGGGATCGGAAATTCCGCTCAGCGGAAGACTGTGCAGTTTGGCCGACGTGTTCGACGCCTTGACGTCGGCGCGTCCGTACAAAGAAGCGTGGACGATCGAGGCCGCCGTGGAAAACATCGACTCGGGTCGCGGAAAGCAGTTCGATCCCGAACTCATAGAGCTGTTCCATCGCTGCTTCGACGAGATCGTCGCCATCAAACAGCGCTTCGGCGCGAGCCACTCGGGAACGCTAGCGAGCATCCGCAGTGCCTGAGTCTGGTCCGAAGAAGCAAATTCTCGTCGTCGACGACAATGCGGCGGCGACGGTCCTCTACGAACGAGTGATCGCGAAGATTTACAATTGCGTCGCCGTTTGTTACACCGATCCGCAGGCGGCGCTCGACTGGGCGCGGACCAACGCTCCCAGTTTTGCGGTGGTGGATTATCGCATGCCCGACATCGACGGCCTCGACTTCATCCGCCGATTCCGGCTGCTCCCGGGACATAGCGCGATTCCGTGTCTCATCCTGACCGCGGCGAAAGATCCAGCGATCCGGCAGCAGGCCCTGGAGCTGGGCGTCGTGGATTTTCTCACCAAACCGGTCAATCCCGATCGCCTGGTCGAGCATATAAAGCGCGCGCTCAAAGCACAGGGAGGGTTTCCCTAGAGGCTAGCCGATTACCGAAGCATGCAGCTCGGAATGATCGGATTAGGGCGCATGGGCGCCAACATGGTGCGCCGCTTGATGCGCGCCGGACATACCTGCGTCGTGTACGACCGCGATGCGAGCGCCGTGAAAGCGCTAGCCGAGGAAGGCGCGACGGGCGCGAGCTCGACCGCCGACTTCGTTTCGAAGCTGACGCAGCCGCGGGCCACGTGGCTAATGGTGCCGGCGGGTGTGGTCGACAGCGCGATCGCCGAACTGTCGCCGCTATTGACAAAAGGCGACGCGCTCATCGACGGCGGCAACTCGTATTACATCGACGATATCCGTCGCGCGCAGACCCTCCTTCCGAATGGCATCGATTATCTCGACGTCGGTACGAGCGGCGGCGTGTGGGGACTCGACCGCGGTTACTGCATGATGATCGGTGGTCCGGACGCGGCGGTCAAACGGCTCGATCCGATCTTTTCGACGCTGGCTCCCGGACGCGGGTCGATCGATCGCACGCCCGGACGCGACAAACTCGGCGGCACGGCCGAGATGGGATATCTGCACTGCGGCCCGAGCGGTGCCGGTCACTTCGTGAAGATGGTGCACAACGGCATCGAGTACGGCATCATGGCAGCTTACGCCGAAGGACTTGGCGTCCTGAAATCGGCCAACATCGGGAAGCAGAAGCAAGAGTATAACGCGGAGACGACGCCGCTGCGCGATCCCGAGCACTATCAATACGATCTGAATCTTACCGACGTCACCGAAGTTTGGCGGCGCGGGAGCGTCGTCGCATCGTGGCTTTTGGATTTGACGGCGACTGCATTGACGGAAGATCCGCAGCTGGCCAAGTTCGAGGGGCGCGTTTCGGATTCGGGCGAGGGCCGCTGGACGATCAAAGCGGCGATCGACGAGGCTGTTCCCGTTCCGGTGCTCAGCTCGGCACTCTTCGCGCGATTCAGCTCGCGTGGTGAAGCGGAGTTTCAGAACAAGCTCTTGTCGGCGATGCGCTATGAGTTCGGCGGACACTTAGAGCAGAAGTGACGTGCCCGACGCTCCGGAAGTTCGCGAGCTGCACGAAGCAGCGACCGCAGCGTCAATCGCCGCTGATTATTTAGCGCTCGCAGATCTCGCGCGTCAAATGATCCAACTGAGCGAGCGCACGCAGGACGCGCGCGGCGTGGCTTGGGGGCGTTACTTCTCCGGCGTCGCTTTCTATCAGCGCAGCGACGGTCCGGCGGCGCAGCGCGAGTTTCGGACCTCGCGCGACCTCTTCGAAAAGATCGGCGATCGCGAAGGCGTGGCGCGAGGCATGCTCGGACTTGCGGTCGTCGCGCTCGACATCGACGCCGACGTTGACCAAGCGCGTCATCTGTACGATTTAGCCGCACCGATTTTGCGCGCTGTGGGCGACAGTCGCGGGCTGGGCAACGTTCTCGGTAACCTCGGCGAAATTTGCCGGCTCGAGGGCAGTCCCGGCAAAGCCGAAGGATACGCGGCCGAAGCGCTGGAGCTTTTTCGCGAATCGGACAACCACGCGCTAGCCGGATGGCAGCTCACCAACATCGCGCATTTTCGCTTGCTGCTTCGCGACGAAGTCGGCGCGATCGACTGCATGCACGAAGCCTACGAAGAGCTCTCGCAAGACCCCGTTCCGCGTTGGATCGCGTGGTACTTCGATACGTGGTTCATCATCGCGGCGACCCTGGGCCACTGGGAAAAAGCCGCACAGATCTATGCATTCTCCAATCGCTACCGCGACGAGCACAGCGCGCCGCGCTATCAGGGAATCCTTCCGTGGTTTTCGGGGCCCGTCGAGCAGCTCTCGCAGAACATCGGCGACGACGAGCTGCCCAAACTGTTCGACGCGGGCGAAGTGTTAACGGTCGACACCGCGATAGCGCTCGTTTTTGAAATTGTTTGATAAAGGTCTCTAACCCCGCAAAGAAAACATCGGTGGAATGGAGACCTCATCGACTGCGCGTTCAGGCACTCTCGCAATAGTTACCGGCGGCCTCATCGTCGGTTGCTTAGACTTAGCGTACGCGATCGTGGTCTACAGCCCAAAAGCGCCGATTCTGATCCCGCAAACGATTGCGAGCGGTATCCTGGGAGCGGCTTCGTACGCCGGTGGAGCGTCATCGGCCGTGCTGGGCGTCGTCTGCCATTTCTTCATCGCGTTTTGCGTCGCCACCGTGTACTATTTGGCGAGTCGCAAGCTGCCATTTCTGGTAACGAGCGCCGTGCCGTGGGGAATGGCGTACGGATTGATGGTGTATTGCGTGATGCACGGACTCGTGTTGCCGCTTTCCAACGCCGCGCACCGGCCGATTCCGCCGGTGTACGTCATTACCGAGTTCATCGAGCACGCCTTTTTCGTCGGGCTTCCGGTGGCGCTAACGACGCGCTATTTTACGGGACGCGCGCGATAGCGCTCTCGAGTGCAGCCTCGAACTCGCGCGGGCGATCGATCATGACGAAGTGCCGCGACGGCTGGATCAAGATCACCTTGCCGCGTTTAGTGTGCGCTACCCAGGCCTGATAGGCGTGAAGTTTCGCGGCAGGCGTTTTGAAGGTGCCGTAGGGGTCGATGACCGGGTCGAACGGGATAATGGCGGTGAAGGGCGCGTCGATTTTATATAGCTGCGGCGTGAGATCGAGTAAGAGCGCCGCGCGCATCCACGCCACGATGGCTTGAGGATCGCTGCGGCCGGCGAGCGCCGTCATCGCCGCAACGTCCGCTTTTCGGGTGATGGTGTATTGCAGCATGTTGTCGTGAAGAGCAGACGCAAGCTGGGCTTGCGAACTCTTTTCGTATGGTGCGACCGACCGGGCGACGGCAGCATCGCGCTGCTTCTGCGTCGGTGCTTCGGGATAACCGCCTTCGACGGTGACGATGTTGGCTGCGTCGCTTCGGTACGTCTCGGCGAACATCACGGTGATCGTGCCGCCCAGGCTGTGGCCGATGACTGTCACGTTCGTCAGCCGGCGAGACGTGATGAGCGTGTGAATCGACTCGACGGCTCGCCGCATCAGATCCTCGCCCCGGACCATCGGCCGGCCGTCGAAGCCGGGAAGCGCCAGGGTGAATACATCGTACTTTGGAGCGAGTGCGGCGATTTGCCGGTCCCAGATCCAGGGTCCGCACGACAAGCACGGCACGAAGATCAACGGACGCGCGTGCGGCTTACCATATTCGGCGACGTGAGTGATACCCACATCAAATGTCGCGCGCGGCGCCGGCGTTGCAACGCCGGCGAAGAGCAGGGCAGCGACAGCGAGCATCACAGTGGGCGCTTAGGGACAGCGTTGATGCTGCGGCGCCTCGCTGCGTTGCTGTTGACGTTCTTGGCGGTACGCCTCGACCTGCTGCGGCGTCAGGACTGCCAAGATGCTTTGGCGCAGCTGGCGGTTGGCTTCCATATCGAGCGGCGAACCGGCGGGATGCGCTTGCGAGTACTGTCCGATCAGCGCCTGAATCTGGCTCTGCTGCTGCGGCGTCAAACCCAGCGACGCGAAACGGCGCATCAAGCGACTATAGAGCTGCTGCTCCGAGGGCGTCACGCGCGGATGGTTCTGCCCGCACTGCGGGGCGCCTTGAGGCGGTGTCTGCGCGAACGCATTGCCCGCGCTGCTCAACGCCAGAATTGAAAAAATAAGGCCGGTGAGTAAAGTCTTCATACGCTCCTGTTCAGTACCCTCGCTTACCCGCCTGTGGCCTCGCATTAGAGGTCGATGTGAATAAGGGTGCCGAAATTCCCGCGCTGTCTTTTTGCCCAGAATAGGAGCGCCTGTGGTCGTAGTTCGTGCGCTATTGACGTGCAGCATCTTTCTCGCTGCCGCTGCGTTTTTTCCGCATCCGGCGGCGGCAGCGCCGCTGCTGCTCCAGAGCCCGACCGTCAGCCGCTCGCAGATCGCATTCGTCTACGCCGGCGACATCTGGGTGGTGGGGCGCGAGGGCGGACAAGCGCGCCGTTTGATCACCGGCTACAATCTCGCCAGCGCACCATACTTTTCGCCCGACGGTTCAAAAATCGCGTTCAGCGCGAACTACGACGGGCGCGTCAGCGTCTACGTCGTGCCGGCCGGCGGCGGACAGCCCAAGCGCCTCACGTACCATCCGTTGGCCGACGTCACGGTCGGTTGGACGCAAGACGGCTCGCGCGTGCTGTTCCGTTCGGGGCGCAACAGCGCGACCGACGCGCGCCAACTCTACACGATCCCCGCGACCGGCGGCCTTGCGACGATGCTGCCGCTCAACGACGCGCAAGTCGGTTCGTATTCACCCGACGGCACGCACTTCGCCTACGTTCCCAACGGGCAATGGGAACCGTACTGGCGCGACTATCGCGGTGGACAGCACACGCCCATTTGGGTTGCCAATCTTGCCGACTCATCGGTCAAGCGCGTTCTCAACGACAACGTCAACTATGACGATCCGATGTGGATCGGCGATTCGATCTACTACCTCTCCGACCGCGACGGCTCGTTCTCGCTGTACGCCTACGACACGCGAACCGGGAACTCGTCGAGGCTCGTCGACAACCGCAACGGGTTCGACATCGTTTCCGCATCGGCCAACGACGGCGAGATCGTGTATTCCCAGTTCGACTCGATCCATCTTTACGATCCCGCCTCGCGTAGCGATCGTCACGTGCCGATTACGATCGCCGACGAACTGCCCAACGTGCGGCCGCACTGGATAAAAGTGGCAAAAGAGATCGACAACGCGCAGATCTCGCCGACGGGCGTGCGTGCCGTCTTTGAAGCGCACGGCGAGATCCTGACGGTACCGACCGAGCACGGCGACATCCGCAATCTCACGCAAACGCCCGGCGCCGCGGAACGCGATCCGGCGTGGTCGCCCAACGGCAAGTACATCGCGTACTTTTCCGACGCAACCGGCGAGTACACGTTGCGCATCAAGGATCAAAAAGGTCAAAAGCCGGCGAGAACGATCCAACTGGAACCGCGACCGTCGTACTATTACACGCCGACGTGGTCGCCGGACAGCAAGAAGATCGCGTATCTCGACAAGCATCTCGGCATGTACTACATCGACGTGTCGGCAGAGCATCCCGTACCGGTGAAGTTTGACGCGCAGCGCCTCGAGAATTTCGGCGCCAGCTTCGATGCGGTCTGGTCGCCCGATAGCCGTTATATCGCCTATACGATCGGGCAACCCAACTTCTTGAATGCGGTGTACGTCTACGATACCAAGGCGGCGCGTGCGTACGAGATTACCGACGGGATGAGCGATTCGACGCATCCGGCCTTCGACGCATCGGGGAAATACCTGTACTTCCTTGCGAGTACGAACACCGGCTTCAACACGGCCGGATTGGACATGGAATCGGACGAGCGTCCGACCACGAGCAGCGTGTACGCCGTCGTTTTGCAAAAGTCGCAGCAATCACCGGTCGCGCCCGAAAGCGACGAGGAGACCGCAGGCAGCTCCGATGAGCCCGAAGATTCCGACACTCCGGCGCCTTCGGCGAAAGCATCAGCGAAGGCTTCGCCGAAGCCCAAACCGTCGCCGGAGATCGATTTCAACGATATCGGGCAGCGCATCGTATCGCTGCCGATACCGCAGGCGAACTACGTCTCGCTTCAGGCGGCGGGCAAGGGTCGCATTCTTCTGGGTCAAGCACCGGTAACGAGCGTATTGCCGACGCCTCCGCTGATCTCCGTCATTGCGTTCGACACGTCGTCGCGCAAGACGCAGACGCTCGCGACGAAGGTCGAAGGGTTCATCGTTTCGTCCAACGGCAAGAAGATGCTGCTCCAGGCCCCCGGCGACGACGACGCCGACAAGTGGTCGATCGTTTCGACCGAAGAGGCGGCCAAGGACGACGACGGATCGCTCGACCTCAGCGACCTCGAGGTGTACTCCGTTCCGCACGAGGAGTGGGCCCAGATGTATCGCGAGACGTGGCGGATCGAGCGCGACTTTTTCTACGATCCGCACTATCACGGGCTCGACATCGCAGCCGCGCAACGGCGTTTTTCGGTGTTTCTTCCGGGCCTTGCCTCGCGCGACGACTTCACCTATTTGACGCAACGGATGATCGGCTATTTGGAAGTCGGGCATCTGTGGGTGAACGGGCCCGAGCCGACCGTCGATAAGGTGTCGGTCGGGATGCTCGGCGCGGATTATACCGTCGCCAACGGGCGTTTCCGCTTCGCCAAGATCTACAGCGGCGAAAACTGGAACCCGCAAATGCGCGCGCCGCTCACGCAGCCGGGCCTCGACGTCAACGTCGGCGACTATTTACTGGCGGTTAACGGAAAGCCCGTGCGCGCGGATCGCGAAGTCTACGCGGCGTTCGAAGAGACCGCCGGCAAGCAAACGACCATCACGGTCGGACCGAATCCCAACGGAACGGGCGCGCACGACGTGACCGTGATACCGCTCGCGAGCGAGCGCGCGTTGCGCTATCGCGATTGGATCGACCAAAACCGGCGCACCGTGGATCGTTTGAGCGGCGGCCGCATCGGCTACGTCCACTTGCCCGACACGGAGTATGGCGGGTTCACCAACTTCAACCGCTACTACTTCGCGCAAGTCGGCAAAGAAGGCATCATCCTCGACGAGCGCTACAATCACGGTGGCCAACTCGCCGACTACATCATCGACGTCCTCAGCCGCAAAACGCGGGCGGTCATCAAGTCGCGCGACGGGAAAAGTTATACCGATCCGCCGCTTGCAATTACCGGACCAAAGATCATGCTCATCAATCAGTACGCGGGATCGGGCGGCGACGCTATGCCGTGGCTATTCCGTCAGGCGGAGATCGGTCCGCTCGTCGGCGTGCGCACCTGGGGCGGACTCGTCGGCATAGGCGGCTATCCGACCTTGATGGATGGCGGCGCCGTGATGGCACCGCGCATTGCGATCGGCGGACTACACGGCCAGTGGGAAGTCGAAGGACACGGCGTCGCACCCGACCTCGAGGTGCAAGAAGATCCGGCGCACTACCGCCGCGGCGATGACAATCAGCTCGAAGCCGCGGTGAATCTGGGGCTGAAGATGCTGCGCGAACATCCGATTCCGCAGTATCCGATTCCGCCGTATCCCAACCACAATCCGGAGTTGCCGCCGCAATGAAAGTTCGCCGCCGAGTGGCAGCCGCGCCTGCCCTTCGACTTCGCTCGCTGCGCTCGCTACGCTCAGGATGACAATGCTTGGCTCAAGATGACATTGTCAGTTGAGGGCAGGTAGGCGTTGACGATTGTGAGGGGATCGTAGGCGGAGATTTCGGGGAGCGCATCGGCGGCGTTTTCACGGCGTACTGCGCGCAGCGCGTCGACGGCGTCGGGTAACGCATACTGTTCGCCGACGATCGACGCGATAAACCGGCCGCCGCGAATTTCGCCTCGCGCTTCTAAGCGACGCAACGCGTGCAGCACCTCGCGCCACGGTGCTGCGATCGATTCGCGCGCGGCGACGTCGCGGAAAACGACGCCCCAGCGCGCGAGCAGCCGGCGCGCGAACGATTCGGCGTCGACGGCGTCGGTCACGCCAACCAGGCGCGTCCAGCGGCCGCCCGACGAACGCGGACGCGCGCGCAGACCTTTTTCCCCCAAGCGGCGTTTGGCGTCGATGAGCGAGCGCAGCGCGTCGAAACCGTCGGCGGTCACGAGTCCGGCCGCGACGAGCTGCCACAACGCTTCCTCGACTTCAGCCGCAAGCCGTTTTGCGCCGCGCACGATCTCCGCGAAGAACGGGGCGCCCCGCCGATCGATTTCGGCGAGCACGTCGATCGCGGCGTGCGAAAGGCCTTCCGGTTCGCTCGGACGCCGCACGACGAGCTCGTCGGAGTCGACGCGCGTGAACAGCGAGATCGGCGCGAGTTTGGTCGGGCGAACTCGGCGTTTGCGGTCTTCGTCGACGGGCGTGAGCGCCGGATGCGGCGTGAGGCGTCCCCACATCACTTCACCCGAATAGCAGAGCCGGTCGAGAAACTCGCTCTTATAGCCCGCGACGCGCTTGGGTAGAATCTGTGCCTCCCACGCGGCGGCGGGGATTTCGTAGCCTTCGAGCTGGCGAATGACTTGCAGCGTTCCGTCGATGCCGTGCAGACGAGACACGGGCGCGACGTGCTGCCAGCGATAGAGGAAGCGCGCGTAGATGTCGGTCGTTACCGGTTCGATCTCGCGCCGGAGCTGTCCGATGGTCAGGCGATGGATGCGCGCGAGCACGCGGCGATTGCACCACTCCTCGTCGCCGTCTTTGCTGCGGAAGCGACCGCGCAGAACCTGGCCTTCGGTTTCGAGTTTGATCATCGACGCCGTCACGGCTTCGTCGTCGACGCCGAGCGTCGTTGCGAGCTCGGACACCGTTACCGGACCGCTGCACTCCAGCCAGCCGCGCACGATTTCCGTGAGCGCCTCCTGCGGATGTTCCGGAACGCTCATGCCGGGAACGGCTGCGATTTCGGGCGTTAGCTGGATGTCGCCGTAAGCCTTGCGCACGAGGTCAAGACGCTCCGCGCAGACCCAATATTCGCCTGCCCTTCGACTTCGCGCCCCTTGGGCGCTACGCTCAGG is from Candidatus Baltobacteraceae bacterium and encodes:
- a CDS encoding response regulator; translated protein: MPESGPKKQILVVDDNAAATVLYERVIAKIYNCVAVCYTDPQAALDWARTNAPSFAVVDYRMPDIDGLDFIRRFRLLPGHSAIPCLILTAAKDPAIRQQALELGVVDFLTKPVNPDRLVEHIKRALKAQGGFP
- the gnd gene encoding decarboxylating 6-phosphogluconate dehydrogenase; protein product: MQLGMIGLGRMGANMVRRLMRAGHTCVVYDRDASAVKALAEEGATGASSTADFVSKLTQPRATWLMVPAGVVDSAIAELSPLLTKGDALIDGGNSYYIDDIRRAQTLLPNGIDYLDVGTSGGVWGLDRGYCMMIGGPDAAVKRLDPIFSTLAPGRGSIDRTPGRDKLGGTAEMGYLHCGPSGAGHFVKMVHNGIEYGIMAAYAEGLGVLKSANIGKQKQEYNAETTPLRDPEHYQYDLNLTDVTEVWRRGSVVASWLLDLTATALTEDPQLAKFEGRVSDSGEGRWTIKAAIDEAVPVPVLSSALFARFSSRGEAEFQNKLLSAMRYEFGGHLEQK
- a CDS encoding tetratricopeptide repeat protein; translation: MPDAPEVRELHEAATAASIAADYLALADLARQMIQLSERTQDARGVAWGRYFSGVAFYQRSDGPAAQREFRTSRDLFEKIGDREGVARGMLGLAVVALDIDADVDQARHLYDLAAPILRAVGDSRGLGNVLGNLGEICRLEGSPGKAEGYAAEALELFRESDNHALAGWQLTNIAHFRLLLRDEVGAIDCMHEAYEELSQDPVPRWIAWYFDTWFIIAATLGHWEKAAQIYAFSNRYRDEHSAPRYQGILPWFSGPVEQLSQNIGDDELPKLFDAGEVLTVDTAIALVFEIV
- a CDS encoding alpha/beta fold hydrolase, with amino-acid sequence MLAVAALLFAGVATPAPRATFDVGITHVAEYGKPHARPLIFVPCLSCGPWIWDRQIAALAPKYDVFTLALPGFDGRPMVRGEDLMRRAVESIHTLITSRRLTNVTVIGHSLGGTITVMFAETYRSDAANIVTVEGGYPEAPTQKQRDAAVARSVAPYEKSSQAQLASALHDNMLQYTITRKADVAAMTALAGRSDPQAIVAWMRAALLLDLTPQLYKIDAPFTAIIPFDPVIDPYGTFKTPAAKLHAYQAWVAHTKRGKVILIQPSRHFVMIDRPREFEAALESAIARVP
- a CDS encoding PDZ domain-containing protein, with the translated sequence MVVVRALLTCSIFLAAAAFFPHPAAAAPLLLQSPTVSRSQIAFVYAGDIWVVGREGGQARRLITGYNLASAPYFSPDGSKIAFSANYDGRVSVYVVPAGGGQPKRLTYHPLADVTVGWTQDGSRVLFRSGRNSATDARQLYTIPATGGLATMLPLNDAQVGSYSPDGTHFAYVPNGQWEPYWRDYRGGQHTPIWVANLADSSVKRVLNDNVNYDDPMWIGDSIYYLSDRDGSFSLYAYDTRTGNSSRLVDNRNGFDIVSASANDGEIVYSQFDSIHLYDPASRSDRHVPITIADELPNVRPHWIKVAKEIDNAQISPTGVRAVFEAHGEILTVPTEHGDIRNLTQTPGAAERDPAWSPNGKYIAYFSDATGEYTLRIKDQKGQKPARTIQLEPRPSYYYTPTWSPDSKKIAYLDKHLGMYYIDVSAEHPVPVKFDAQRLENFGASFDAVWSPDSRYIAYTIGQPNFLNAVYVYDTKAARAYEITDGMSDSTHPAFDASGKYLYFLASTNTGFNTAGLDMESDERPTTSSVYAVVLQKSQQSPVAPESDEETAGSSDEPEDSDTPAPSAKASAKASPKPKPSPEIDFNDIGQRIVSLPIPQANYVSLQAAGKGRILLGQAPVTSVLPTPPLISVIAFDTSSRKTQTLATKVEGFIVSSNGKKMLLQAPGDDDADKWSIVSTEEAAKDDDGSLDLSDLEVYSVPHEEWAQMYRETWRIERDFFYDPHYHGLDIAAAQRRFSVFLPGLASRDDFTYLTQRMIGYLEVGHLWVNGPEPTVDKVSVGMLGADYTVANGRFRFAKIYSGENWNPQMRAPLTQPGLDVNVGDYLLAVNGKPVRADREVYAAFEETAGKQTTITVGPNPNGTGAHDVTVIPLASERALRYRDWIDQNRRTVDRLSGGRIGYVHLPDTEYGGFTNFNRYYFAQVGKEGIILDERYNHGGQLADYIIDVLSRKTRAVIKSRDGKSYTDPPLAITGPKIMLINQYAGSGGDAMPWLFRQAEIGPLVGVRTWGGLVGIGGYPTLMDGGAVMAPRIAIGGLHGQWEVEGHGVAPDLEVQEDPAHYRRGDDNQLEAAVNLGLKMLREHPIPQYPIPPYPNHNPELPPQ